One segment of Gilliamella sp. ESL0441 DNA contains the following:
- a CDS encoding arsenic resistance protein, whose product MQQIKDNLEKNQIAIYFSVVMIAIGLVFCLDNTSIFDMFINPVLAFMLFVTFLQVPVTEIKQFWSYKRFMVALLITNFIIIPVGVGLLALFLPSKPFIKLGVLLVLLAPCIDYVVTFSHLGRADARLLLMATPLLLLLQMFLLPVYLTFMIGEQVNQLIHLQPFIYAFIWLMVIPFCLATLMQVWAVRNHTGKKMIHGLNMLPVPATALTLFIVILAVLPQLKGNLSVVVSVIPFYIIFAIVAPLVGWFIGRCFHVSVAGSRAIAFSAGTRNALVILPLALAIPNAIPILPAIIVTQTLIELISELVYIYVIAKLK is encoded by the coding sequence ATGCAACAAATCAAAGATAATTTAGAAAAAAATCAGATAGCTATTTATTTTTCTGTGGTGATGATAGCTATTGGTCTGGTATTTTGTTTAGACAACACCTCAATATTCGACATGTTTATCAATCCAGTATTAGCATTCATGTTGTTTGTCACTTTCTTACAAGTTCCTGTGACTGAGATTAAACAGTTTTGGTCTTATAAGCGATTTATGGTGGCATTACTTATAACAAATTTTATTATTATACCTGTTGGGGTTGGATTATTAGCGCTATTTCTACCTTCCAAACCTTTCATTAAACTGGGCGTATTACTTGTGTTACTTGCCCCTTGTATTGATTATGTTGTCACTTTTTCTCATCTTGGACGCGCAGATGCCCGTTTATTATTGATGGCAACACCTTTATTATTGTTGTTACAAATGTTTTTACTGCCTGTTTACTTAACTTTTATGATTGGTGAACAGGTCAACCAGCTCATTCACCTCCAACCCTTTATCTATGCTTTTATTTGGTTAATGGTCATTCCTTTCTGTTTAGCTACCTTAATGCAAGTCTGGGCTGTACGAAATCACACAGGCAAAAAAATGATACATGGGCTAAATATGTTACCCGTTCCAGCCACGGCATTAACGCTTTTTATCGTTATTTTGGCAGTTCTACCTCAGCTGAAAGGTAATTTATCAGTCGTAGTATCCGTTATTCCATTTTATATAATTTTTGCTATTGTCGCCCCTTTAGTTGGATGGTTTATTGGTCGTTGTTTTCATGTTTCCGTCGCAGGAAGTCGAGCGATAGCTTTTAGTGCCGGTACTCGAAATGCGCTAGTCATTTTACCTTTAGCGTTAGCCATACCTAATGCAATACCTATCCTACCTGCAATTATCGTTACGCAAACACTTATCGAATTAATCAGCGAGCTAGTTTATATTTATGTTATTGCTAAACTAAAATGA
- a CDS encoding endonuclease/exonuclease/phosphatase family protein, producing MKKNCLVLTIVGLFSLFSYALATEDLVISQYQHSPNKVYTGKDQPEITIANFNIAGGLRKHKVNLDLVANAIKAMDADIITLEEVDQNTTRSDGLDQAKVIAEKTGMYYLFGKATDMKGGNYGNAILSKYPIVKSKTFLLPSGDFEQRSLMLSQINVPGFDSPIYVFNTHFDWHEEDEVRMSQARFINSIVFDDLDLDDEFPNLVTGIMVLLGDFNSVKNDRVIKELEKYWTLVKQENVDTRTWPAGNPGLDLDHIFTSRNQIWQVEQFIIPNDGNEWNGIKWPLVSDHIPVIAKLKLIEQ from the coding sequence ATGAAGAAAAATTGTTTAGTACTGACTATAGTGGGTTTGTTTTCGTTATTTTCATATGCATTGGCAACAGAAGATTTAGTGATATCACAATATCAACATTCGCCGAATAAAGTGTATACCGGTAAAGATCAACCAGAAATTACCATTGCAAATTTCAACATTGCAGGCGGGCTTAGAAAGCATAAGGTTAATTTAGATTTAGTTGCTAACGCGATTAAAGCAATGGATGCGGATATCATAACTCTTGAAGAAGTCGATCAAAATACCACACGTAGTGATGGCTTAGATCAAGCAAAAGTAATAGCAGAAAAAACGGGAATGTACTATCTGTTTGGCAAAGCAACGGACATGAAAGGCGGTAATTACGGTAATGCCATATTGTCTAAATATCCAATAGTAAAAAGTAAAACTTTTTTGTTACCCTCTGGTGATTTTGAACAACGATCCCTGATGTTAAGTCAAATTAATGTGCCGGGCTTTGATTCGCCAATTTATGTGTTTAATACTCATTTTGATTGGCATGAAGAAGATGAGGTAAGAATGTCACAAGCACGTTTTATTAATAGTATTGTGTTTGATGATCTGGATTTAGATGATGAATTTCCAAATTTAGTAACTGGAATTATGGTATTGTTAGGCGATTTTAATTCTGTTAAAAATGATAGAGTCATTAAAGAGCTTGAAAAATACTGGACATTGGTAAAACAAGAAAATGTCGATACTCGCACTTGGCCAGCAGGAAATCCTGGATTAGATTTAGATCATATTTTTACAAGTCGAAATCAAATATGGCAAGTTGAGCAATTCATTATTCCCAATGATGGCAATGAGTGGAATGGTATCAAATGGCCACTTGTAAGCGACCATATTCCAGTGATCGCTAAATTAAAATTGATTGAGCAATAA